The following coding sequences are from one Onychomys torridus chromosome 16, mOncTor1.1, whole genome shotgun sequence window:
- the Maf1 gene encoding repressor of RNA polymerase III transcription MAF1 homolog: MKLLENSSFEAINSQLTVETGDAHIIGRIESYSCKMAGDDKHMFKQFCQEGQPHVLEALSPPQTSGLSPSRLSKSQGGEDESPLSDKCSRKTLFYLIATLNESFRPDYDFSTARSHEFSREPSLSWVVNAVNCSLFSAVREDFKALKPQLWNAVDEEICLAECDIYSYNPDLDSDPFGEDGSLWSFNYFFYNKRLKRIVFFSCRSISGSTYTPSEAGNALDLELGAEEVDEESGGRGSEGQAEETSTMEEDRVPVICM, from the exons ATGAAGCTACTGGAGAACTCCAGCTTTGAGGCCATCAACTCACAGTTGACAGTGGAGACTGGAGATGCCCATATTATTGGCAG GATTGAAAGCTACTCATGTAAGATGGCAGGAGATGATAAACACATGTTCAAGCAGTTCTGCCAGGAGGGCCAGCCCCATGTGTTGGAGGCGCTGTCCCCACCTCAGACTTCAGGCCTCAGTCCCAGCAG ACTGAGCAAGAGCCAAGGCGGTGAGGACGAAAGCCCTCTAAGTGACAAGTGCAGCCGCAAGACCCTCTTCTATCTGATCGCCACACTCAACGAGTCCTTCCGGCCAGACTATGACTTCAGCACAGCCAGGAGTCATGAGTTCAGCCGGGAGCCCAGCCTCAGCTGG GTGGTTAATGCAGTCAACTGCAGCCTGTTCTCAGCTGTTCGGGAAGACTTCAAGGCCCTGAAGCCACAGCTGTGGAATGCGGTGGATGAGGAAATCTGCTTAGCCGAATGTGACATCTACAG CTATAACCCAGATCTGGATTCAGACCCCTTTGGGGAAGATGGAAGCCTCTGGTcattcaattatttcttttacaaCAAGCGTCTTAAACGGATTGTCTTCTTCAGCTGCCGCTCCATCAG TGGTTCCACCTACACACCCTCAGAGGCAGGCAATGCACTGGACTTGGAACTGGGAGCGGAAGAGGTTGATGAAGAGAgtggaggtagaggcagtgaGGGCCAGGCGGAGGAGACCAGCACCATGGAGGAAGACAG GGTTCCAGTGATCTGTATGTGA